A region of Chloracidobacterium sp. DNA encodes the following proteins:
- a CDS encoding YegP family protein codes for MAGKFEIKSGKTGKFRFNLKASNGQIILSSEAYDTRSAATKGITSVKKNALNDKRFERKTAKDGSSYFVLKAANGEPIGKSEMYKTTKAMENGIASVGKNAPDAPVVDGDIKPMAKSASVSTGGSISKMATKAKKPAAKKAVAKKPAAKKAAAKKKPAMKRAAAKKPAAKKAVAKKPVAKKAAAKPAAKKAVAKKPAAKKPAAKKPAAKPAAKKTVAKKPAAKKAPAKKVVAKKPAAKKPAAKKPAAKKPAAKKK; via the coding sequence ATGGCAGGAAAATTTGAGATCAAGTCGGGCAAGACTGGAAAGTTTCGCTTCAACTTGAAAGCAAGTAACGGGCAGATCATCTTGTCGAGCGAAGCGTACGATACGCGGAGCGCGGCAACAAAGGGAATCACGTCCGTTAAGAAAAACGCGCTGAACGATAAACGTTTTGAGCGTAAGACCGCCAAAGACGGATCTTCTTACTTTGTCCTAAAGGCAGCCAACGGCGAACCGATAGGAAAGAGTGAGATGTATAAAACTACCAAGGCAATGGAGAATGGCATTGCTTCGGTAGGCAAGAACGCACCGGATGCGCCTGTGGTAGACGGTGATATTAAACCAATGGCTAAATCAGCATCAGTATCAACAGGAGGATCTATATCAAAAATGGCAACTAAAGCAAAAAAACCGGCTGCAAAAAAGGCAGTCGCTAAAAAACCGGCAGCAAAAAAGGCTGCGGCTAAAAAGAAACCGGCAATGAAAAGGGCTGCGGCCAAAAAGCCTGCAGCTAAAAAAGCAGTCGCAAAGAAGCCAGTAGCTAAGAAAGCAGCCGCGAAACCGGCAGCAAAGAAAGCTGTGGCTAAGAAGCCGGCCGCTAAGAAACCGGCAGCAAAGAAACCTGCGGCTAAGCCTGCAGCGAAAAAGACTGTGGCTAAGAAACCGGCAGCAAAGAAAGCTCCGGCAAAGAAAGTAGTTGCAAAAAAACCAGCCGCAAAGAAACCAGCCGCAAAGAAGCCGGCCGCTAAGAAGCCAGCTGCAAAAAAGAAATAG